The proteins below are encoded in one region of Oncorhynchus kisutch isolate 150728-3 linkage group LG14, Okis_V2, whole genome shotgun sequence:
- the LOC116353378 gene encoding uncharacterized protein KIAA0754-like isoform X2, with product MTVTEVAVQREENVRASSLIPSQRKGILQTASVPSQREGILSAASINAQREEILQSSGLIPARREGILQTASVTAQREEIVPMANAPAHREGIVPKASAPAEREEILRASGLIPAQRKGILQTASVPAQREGIHQTAIVPAPREGILRAASITAQREEILRASGLIPAHRKGILQTATVPAQREGILRAASITAQREEILRASGLIPAHRKGILRAPVLIPTKREGILPAASITAQKNKILRASQLTPAQRELILHMTSVTAQRKGILPKASVPAHREWIVPKAGVPAEREEILLTASVPVKNQNNHPQPPPIIPMVAPLWKWDGGACTPPVDFYSKRRDVRLRYVEHPAMMSITKPEHSDANPQFQTGTRPVAEPETPAVHNNSGGWLSWVFGSGRANKKEVHLPEDKDRSIVWDPTLHRWVNKTEPTAENKCVQPPPPMGTYGYQGNTGSVPKGVNPYSMKAAGLWGSRYPTMHFNDGTNSKPPSHGPGLLTRQLSGLLPPSHFDLMAPMVVPPDTLPY from the exons ATGACAGTAACCGAAGTTGCTGTGCAGAGGGAGGAGAACGTCCGAGCATCAAGCCTCATCCCGTCACAGAGGAAGGGTATCCTCCAAACAGCCAGTGTCCCTTCACAGAGGGAGGGGATTCTCTCAGCCGCCAGCATTAATGCACAGAGGGAGGAGATCCTCCAATCATCAGGCCTCATCCCTGCACGGAGGGAGGGGATCCTCCAAACAGCCAGTGTCACTGCGCAGAGGGAGGAAATCGTCCCAATGGCCAACGCCCCTGCGCACAGGGAGGGGATTGTCCCAAAGGCTAGTGCCCCTGCTGAGAGGGAGGAGATCCTCCGAGCATCAGGCCTCATCCCTGCACAGAGGAAGGGGATCCTCCAAACAGCCAGTGTCCCTGCACAGAGGGAGGGGATTCACCAAACAGCCATTGTCCCTGCACCGAGGGAGGGGATTCTCCGAGCAGCTAGCATCACTGCGCAGAGGGAGGAGATCCTCAGAGCGTCAGGCCTCATCCCTGCACATAGGAAGGGGATCCTCCAAACAGCCACTGTCCCTGCACAGAGGGAGGGGATTCTCCGAGCAGCTAGCATCACTGCGCAGAGGGAGGAGATCCTCAGAGCATCAGGCCTCATCCCTGCACATAGGAAGGGGATCCTCCGAGCACCAGTCCTCATCCCTACAAAGAGGGAGGGGATTCTTCCAGCAGCTTCTATCACTGCGCAGAAGAATAAGATCCTCAGAGCATCACAACTCACCCCTGCACAAAGGGAGTTGATCCTCCATATGACCAGTGTCACTGCGCAGAGAAAGGGAATCCTCCCAAAGGCCAGCGTCCCTGCGCACAGGGAGTGGATCGTCCCAAAGGCTGGTGTCcctgcagagagggaggagatcctCCTCACAGCCAGTGTCCCTGTGAAGAAtcaaaacaatcacccacaaccaccTCCCATCATCCCCATGGTGGCACCACTGTGGAAATGGGATGGTGGAGCGTGTACTCCACCTGTGGATTTCTATTCCAAGAGAAGAG ATGTCCGACTTAGATATGTTGAGCATCCTGCTATGATGTCCATCACCAAGCCGGAACACTCCGATGCCAACCCTCAGTTCCAGACTGGCACCCGGCCGGTGGCTGAGCCCGAGACCCCTGCTGTTCACAATAACAGTGGAGGCTGGCTCAGCTGGGTCTTTGGGAGTGGAAGAGCTAATAAGAAGGAGGTTCATCTACCTGAGGACAAAGACAGATCT ATTGTCTGGGATCCAACTCTGCACAGATGGGTTAACAAAACTGAGCCCACGGCTGAG AACAAGTGTGTACAACCACCTCCACCGATGGGGACATATGGATATCAGGGGAACACTGGCAGTGTCCCCAAAGGAGTGAATCCTTACTCTATGAAAGCAG CAGGTCTATGGGGCAGCAGATACCCTacaatgcatttcaatgatggGACCAACTCAAAGCCTCCAAGCCATGGGCCCGGACTGCTTACTAGACAGCTCTCTGGCTTGCTCCCTCCTTCACACTTTGACCTCATGGCACCAATGGTTGTGCCACCTGacactctaccctactga
- the LOC116353378 gene encoding uncharacterized protein LOC116353378 isoform X1 → MDTVHNSSQVGTSGQHWDNAAQNNRAEYFHGVSKTCQQSSLEQGDIPSSFWRLTKLEIQILLNDVKQSINHMQGTLNTMQGQCIELQTAMSKIMTVTEVAVQREENVRASSLIPSQRKGILQTASVPSQREGILSAASINAQREEILQSSGLIPARREGILQTASVTAQREEIVPMANAPAHREGIVPKASAPAEREEILRASGLIPAQRKGILQTASVPAQREGIHQTAIVPAPREGILRAASITAQREEILRASGLIPAHRKGILQTATVPAQREGILRAASITAQREEILRASGLIPAHRKGILRAPVLIPTKREGILPAASITAQKNKILRASQLTPAQRELILHMTSVTAQRKGILPKASVPAHREWIVPKAGVPAEREEILLTASVPVKNQNNHPQPPPIIPMVAPLWKWDGGACTPPVDFYSKRRDVRLRYVEHPAMMSITKPEHSDANPQFQTGTRPVAEPETPAVHNNSGGWLSWVFGSGRANKKEVHLPEDKDRSIVWDPTLHRWVNKTEPTAENKCVQPPPPMGTYGYQGNTGSVPKGVNPYSMKAAGLWGSRYPTMHFNDGTNSKPPSHGPGLLTRQLSGLLPPSHFDLMAPMVVPPDTLPY, encoded by the exons ATGGATACCGTTCAT AACTCATCACAAGTTGGAACTAGTGGTCAACATTGGGACAATGCAGCCCAAAATAACAGGGCTGAATATTTTCATGGAG TGAGCAAGACCTGCCAGCAGAGCTCACTGGAGCAGGGAGACATCCCATCATCCTTTTGGCGCCTGACAAA GCTTGAGATTCAGATCCTGCTGAACGATGTTAAGCAGTCGATTAACCACATGCAGGGGACGCTGAACACCATGCAGGGGCAGTGTATTGAGTTGCAGACTGCCATGTCTAAG ATCATGACAGTAACCGAAGTTGCTGTGCAGAGGGAGGAGAACGTCCGAGCATCAAGCCTCATCCCGTCACAGAGGAAGGGTATCCTCCAAACAGCCAGTGTCCCTTCACAGAGGGAGGGGATTCTCTCAGCCGCCAGCATTAATGCACAGAGGGAGGAGATCCTCCAATCATCAGGCCTCATCCCTGCACGGAGGGAGGGGATCCTCCAAACAGCCAGTGTCACTGCGCAGAGGGAGGAAATCGTCCCAATGGCCAACGCCCCTGCGCACAGGGAGGGGATTGTCCCAAAGGCTAGTGCCCCTGCTGAGAGGGAGGAGATCCTCCGAGCATCAGGCCTCATCCCTGCACAGAGGAAGGGGATCCTCCAAACAGCCAGTGTCCCTGCACAGAGGGAGGGGATTCACCAAACAGCCATTGTCCCTGCACCGAGGGAGGGGATTCTCCGAGCAGCTAGCATCACTGCGCAGAGGGAGGAGATCCTCAGAGCGTCAGGCCTCATCCCTGCACATAGGAAGGGGATCCTCCAAACAGCCACTGTCCCTGCACAGAGGGAGGGGATTCTCCGAGCAGCTAGCATCACTGCGCAGAGGGAGGAGATCCTCAGAGCATCAGGCCTCATCCCTGCACATAGGAAGGGGATCCTCCGAGCACCAGTCCTCATCCCTACAAAGAGGGAGGGGATTCTTCCAGCAGCTTCTATCACTGCGCAGAAGAATAAGATCCTCAGAGCATCACAACTCACCCCTGCACAAAGGGAGTTGATCCTCCATATGACCAGTGTCACTGCGCAGAGAAAGGGAATCCTCCCAAAGGCCAGCGTCCCTGCGCACAGGGAGTGGATCGTCCCAAAGGCTGGTGTCcctgcagagagggaggagatcctCCTCACAGCCAGTGTCCCTGTGAAGAAtcaaaacaatcacccacaaccaccTCCCATCATCCCCATGGTGGCACCACTGTGGAAATGGGATGGTGGAGCGTGTACTCCACCTGTGGATTTCTATTCCAAGAGAAGAG ATGTCCGACTTAGATATGTTGAGCATCCTGCTATGATGTCCATCACCAAGCCGGAACACTCCGATGCCAACCCTCAGTTCCAGACTGGCACCCGGCCGGTGGCTGAGCCCGAGACCCCTGCTGTTCACAATAACAGTGGAGGCTGGCTCAGCTGGGTCTTTGGGAGTGGAAGAGCTAATAAGAAGGAGGTTCATCTACCTGAGGACAAAGACAGATCT ATTGTCTGGGATCCAACTCTGCACAGATGGGTTAACAAAACTGAGCCCACGGCTGAG AACAAGTGTGTACAACCACCTCCACCGATGGGGACATATGGATATCAGGGGAACACTGGCAGTGTCCCCAAAGGAGTGAATCCTTACTCTATGAAAGCAG CAGGTCTATGGGGCAGCAGATACCCTacaatgcatttcaatgatggGACCAACTCAAAGCCTCCAAGCCATGGGCCCGGACTGCTTACTAGACAGCTCTCTGGCTTGCTCCCTCCTTCACACTTTGACCTCATGGCACCAATGGTTGTGCCACCTGacactctaccctactga